The following proteins are co-located in the Oceanimonas sp. GK1 genome:
- a CDS encoding sugar phosphate isomerase/epimerase — translation MELALCTISFRHHLVSLAELALWARNHGFSGIELWGAHARNLAAQPQYNADWLGTFGLRVPMLSDYLPTEGPAAERRRQTQLLCDLAERWGAPRLRTFAGRKGSAETSPAERAAVVAALREQCLIAADHGLRLLVETHPGTLADGGESILRLLEEVNHPAFGLNFDTLHVWEGGDDPLTLLAQTRPHVDYFHLKNVSDRERLAVFAPGNVYAAAGCRDGMVPLFEGCVDYRAFLAPLLNDPDASASLEWFGPDAFTVLRQDRLAIRELGRPLAACG, via the coding sequence ATGGAACTGGCCTTGTGCACCATCAGTTTTCGTCATCATCTGGTGTCTCTGGCGGAGCTGGCGCTGTGGGCCCGTAACCACGGTTTCAGCGGCATCGAACTGTGGGGCGCCCATGCCCGCAACCTGGCAGCGCAGCCCCAGTACAACGCCGACTGGCTGGGCACCTTCGGGCTCAGGGTGCCCATGCTCAGCGATTATCTGCCCACGGAGGGACCGGCGGCGGAGCGGCGCCGGCAAACCCAGCTATTGTGCGATCTGGCCGAACGGTGGGGAGCGCCGCGTCTGCGCACCTTTGCCGGGCGCAAGGGCAGCGCCGAGACCTCACCGGCGGAGCGTGCCGCCGTGGTGGCAGCCCTGCGCGAGCAGTGCCTGATTGCCGCCGATCATGGCCTGCGGCTGCTGGTGGAAACTCATCCCGGCACCCTGGCGGATGGCGGCGAGTCGATCCTGCGGTTGCTGGAGGAGGTGAATCACCCGGCGTTCGGGCTCAACTTCGACACCCTGCACGTATGGGAGGGGGGAGACGATCCGCTGACCTTGCTGGCACAGACAAGGCCCCATGTGGATTATTTTCACCTCAAGAACGTCAGTGACCGGGAACGGCTGGCGGTGTTTGCGCCGGGCAATGTCTACGCCGCCGCCGGTTGCCGGGATGGCATGGTGCCGCTGTTCGAGGGATGTGTGGACTACCGGGCCTTTCTGGCGCCCTTGCTGAATGACCCTGACGCCAGTGCCTCGCTGGAATGGTTCGGCCCCGATGCCTTTACCGTGCTGCGCCAGGACCGGCTGGCCATCCGTGAGCTGGGCCGGCCGCTGGCGGCCTGTGGCTGA
- the asnC gene encoding transcriptional regulator AsnC has product MHLEKGDVHYRIDNLDKSILMALMDNARTPYAELAKRFGVSPGTIHVRVEKMKQAGIIEGTRVQVNAKKLGYDVCCFIGIILKSARDYPRALAQLEALEEVVEAYYTTGHYNIFIKVMTRSIDELQRVLIHRLQPIEEIQSTETLISLQQPIDRDVTP; this is encoded by the coding sequence ATGCACCTGGAAAAAGGCGATGTTCATTATCGAATCGACAATCTGGACAAATCCATTCTGATGGCGCTGATGGACAATGCCCGCACCCCCTATGCCGAGCTGGCCAAGCGTTTTGGCGTCAGCCCCGGCACCATTCACGTGCGGGTGGAAAAGATGAAGCAGGCAGGCATCATCGAAGGCACCCGAGTACAGGTGAACGCCAAGAAGCTGGGTTACGACGTCTGCTGCTTTATCGGCATCATACTGAAAAGCGCCCGGGACTATCCGCGGGCGCTGGCTCAGCTGGAAGCGCTGGAGGAAGTGGTAGAAGCCTATTACACCACCGGCCACTACAACATTTTCATCAAGGTCATGACCCGCTCCATCGACGAGTTACAGCGGGTACTGATCCACCGGCTGCAACCCATCGAGGAAATTCAGTCCACCGAGACCCTGATCTCGTTGCAGCAGCCCATCGATCGGGACGTCACCCCCTGA
- a CDS encoding IucA/IucC family siderophore biosynthesis protein: MPLPDAQHEHPEQRVLRQLVEALLFEQRLPWGWQSFEEGRFLCWQQQGDHYRCRAQVGSFDRVRIQTGSLQRREGDHWRAADVPRLLATLPALEAARQRLAEELAQTVRLCRWNQHRLSAPLSRRELDYAGLESALDEGHPYHPCFKARTGFSERDHEDYGPEAGRSFRLVWLAVPRQRLRQSLPNNEAAFWQQELGSEVWHELDERLHRQGGSWQAHGLLPLHPWQWRQLGGVLTGRQQCLCLGEAGDRYQASQSVRTLFNVSHPERANVKLAMNMVNTSSKRTIAPHSVCSAPHISRWLQRVVQSDALFAERYPLVLLAEYAGVIADEQGELAAIWRQSLMPLLRHEESAVPFNALMMVERDGRPFVDDWITHHGLERWLHRLFEVAVLPVWHLLVAHGIALEAHGQNMVLLHEQGWPSRLVLRDFHESVEYVPDFLREPGQVPDFLALDPCYRQAEPNQYYWMETPEWLRELVMDTLFVFNLSEVSWLLERHYGLPESRFWSLLAGRLMAHAEAHGLQARLMQLGHGAAHIYAESLLTRKLSGNRVECHHLVSNPLSPELNPVTRAESDVVCK; encoded by the coding sequence ATGCCGTTGCCTGACGCACAGCACGAACACCCCGAGCAACGGGTGCTGCGCCAGCTGGTGGAAGCCCTGCTGTTTGAGCAACGCCTGCCCTGGGGCTGGCAGTCCTTTGAGGAAGGCCGTTTCCTGTGCTGGCAGCAGCAGGGCGATCATTATCGTTGCCGGGCTCAAGTGGGATCCTTTGACCGGGTACGCATTCAGACCGGCAGCCTGCAGCGACGTGAAGGCGACCACTGGCGAGCGGCCGACGTACCGCGGCTGCTGGCCACCCTGCCGGCGCTGGAGGCGGCACGGCAGCGGCTGGCGGAGGAGCTGGCCCAGACGGTGCGCCTGTGCCGCTGGAACCAGCACCGGCTCAGTGCGCCCCTGTCCCGGCGCGAACTGGACTATGCCGGGCTGGAATCGGCCCTGGACGAGGGCCATCCTTACCATCCCTGTTTCAAGGCCCGCACCGGCTTCAGCGAGCGGGACCACGAGGACTACGGCCCCGAGGCGGGTCGGAGTTTTCGCCTGGTCTGGCTGGCGGTGCCCCGTCAGCGCTTGCGCCAGTCCCTGCCGAACAACGAAGCGGCGTTCTGGCAGCAGGAGCTGGGCTCGGAAGTCTGGCATGAGCTGGACGAGCGTCTGCACCGCCAGGGCGGCAGCTGGCAGGCCCATGGTCTGCTGCCCCTGCATCCCTGGCAGTGGCGGCAGCTGGGTGGGGTGCTCACCGGCCGGCAGCAGTGCCTGTGTCTCGGCGAGGCCGGAGACCGGTACCAGGCCAGCCAGTCGGTGCGCACCCTGTTCAATGTCTCGCACCCGGAGCGGGCCAACGTCAAGCTGGCGATGAACATGGTGAACACCTCATCCAAGCGCACCATAGCGCCGCACTCGGTGTGCAGCGCGCCCCATATCTCCCGCTGGCTGCAGCGCGTGGTGCAGAGCGATGCGCTGTTTGCCGAGCGCTACCCTCTGGTGCTGCTGGCGGAGTACGCCGGCGTAATTGCCGACGAGCAGGGCGAACTGGCCGCCATCTGGCGCCAAAGCCTGATGCCCCTGCTGCGCCACGAAGAAAGCGCTGTCCCCTTCAATGCCCTGATGATGGTGGAGCGCGATGGCCGCCCCTTCGTCGATGACTGGATTACTCACCACGGCCTGGAACGCTGGCTGCACCGGCTGTTCGAGGTGGCGGTACTGCCGGTCTGGCACCTGCTGGTGGCCCATGGCATCGCCCTGGAAGCCCACGGTCAGAACATGGTGTTGCTGCACGAGCAGGGCTGGCCCAGCCGGCTGGTGCTCAGGGACTTTCACGAAAGCGTGGAATACGTGCCCGACTTTTTGCGTGAGCCCGGGCAGGTACCGGACTTCCTGGCGCTGGACCCCTGCTACCGGCAGGCGGAGCCCAACCAGTATTACTGGATGGAAACCCCGGAGTGGCTGCGGGAGCTGGTGATGGACACCCTGTTCGTGTTCAACCTGAGTGAAGTGTCCTGGCTGCTGGAGCGTCACTACGGCCTGCCTGAATCCCGCTTCTGGTCATTGTTGGCCGGCCGACTGATGGCCCACGCCGAAGCGCACGGGCTGCAGGCCCGTCTCATGCAACTGGGCCATGGCGCTGCCCACATCTATGCCGAATCTCTGCTGACCCGCAAGTTGTCGGGCAACCGGGTGGAATGTCATCACCTGGTCTCCAACCCGCTAAGTCCGGAACTGAATCCTGTTACGAGAGCTGAATCCGATGTTGTATGTAAATGA
- a CDS encoding DUF6005 family protein: MEQHAIITAIHSVLRDTLAHPHLTAFGPEARLNEDLYLDSIQVLQLLMHLELDLGFVIPDTAFGRDDFDTVAGLAAFLGRLGAVAPVTDQVEDSQVGGANLGVHGEEYEDIKVHCFVSCVCDALKQAGIDHRPYYFSVWDADFAIGPDWTLRYHAPSINHDFFRDWFERLYGVDLHHWYRDDAGKADNIVTLCELVEARPDTGSVMVMLDLYQLPERENKFNQNPFPHYVLLETTADPDIWRMRDPDYRWEGELPKARILQAVDQPTVAGGWRFDRSQAKTPVPALVRDYFQACFQPGHNALTQGVRGILAAHVQGTNGVALSGLERAVRELPVISVRKYAYEHGFAFFWRELGLANDDFEHWCDEIEALITGFRALHYQLLKLAQSQDLGLVAGIERQLNELDAVEFGIKGELERVFAVWCEHHGLAQTEREVA, from the coding sequence ATGGAGCAGCACGCCATCATCACTGCCATTCACTCGGTGCTGCGGGATACCCTGGCGCACCCGCACCTGACGGCCTTCGGCCCCGAGGCCCGGCTCAACGAGGATCTGTACCTGGACTCGATTCAGGTGCTGCAACTGCTGATGCACCTGGAGCTGGACCTGGGCTTTGTGATCCCCGACACCGCCTTCGGCCGGGACGACTTTGACACCGTGGCCGGGCTGGCCGCCTTTCTCGGCCGGCTGGGCGCCGTCGCTCCTGTCACCGACCAGGTTGAGGACAGCCAGGTCGGCGGGGCCAATCTTGGGGTGCACGGTGAGGAGTATGAAGACATCAAGGTGCACTGTTTTGTCAGCTGTGTGTGCGATGCCCTCAAGCAGGCCGGTATCGATCACCGGCCCTACTACTTCTCGGTGTGGGATGCGGATTTCGCCATCGGCCCGGACTGGACGCTGCGTTATCACGCCCCTTCCATCAATCATGATTTTTTCCGGGACTGGTTCGAGCGGCTCTACGGCGTGGATCTGCACCATTGGTACAGAGACGACGCCGGCAAGGCCGATAATATCGTCACCCTGTGTGAGCTGGTCGAGGCGCGGCCCGACACCGGCTCGGTCATGGTGATGCTGGACTTGTACCAGCTGCCGGAGCGGGAGAACAAGTTCAACCAGAACCCCTTCCCCCATTATGTGTTGCTGGAAACCACCGCAGACCCGGACATCTGGCGAATGCGGGATCCGGACTACCGCTGGGAAGGCGAGCTGCCTAAGGCTCGCATTCTACAGGCGGTGGATCAGCCCACCGTGGCCGGCGGCTGGCGTTTTGACCGCAGCCAGGCGAAGACACCGGTCCCGGCCCTGGTGCGGGATTACTTCCAGGCCTGTTTTCAGCCCGGGCACAATGCCCTGACCCAGGGCGTGCGAGGGATCCTCGCCGCCCATGTGCAGGGCACCAACGGCGTGGCCCTGTCCGGCCTGGAGCGGGCGGTGCGCGAGCTGCCGGTGATTTCGGTGCGCAAATACGCCTATGAGCACGGTTTCGCTTTTTTTTGGCGGGAGCTGGGGCTGGCCAACGACGACTTCGAACACTGGTGCGACGAGATTGAAGCGCTGATCACCGGTTTCCGGGCCTTGCATTATCAGCTGCTCAAGCTGGCCCAAAGCCAGGACCTGGGCCTGGTGGCAGGCATTGAACGGCAGCTGAACGAACTCGATGCCGTCGAGTTTGGCATCAAGGGCGAGCTGGAGAGGGTATTCGCCGTCTGGTGTGAGCATCACGGTCTGGCGCAAACTGAACGGGAGGTAGCCTGA
- a CDS encoding ATP-binding protein, with the protein MSKAARGFAPRSLLRLVLIAFTLVLLPLILLVIQNSRTLEQVNRLAEEGMQSAVIDTRRASDMNDLALDMERAIRRYAVLEAPDLRLQYLRLLERYRKEMEPLLRVVDAGELDASLRRQLVELVDLAQASGAQIRERADIFDAFNQANVELDRLAREQIDVRIVRLRERVAEMRQRMWLLSGGLGGASLVLALLFTYLIIRPVRQLEQRIQGLGAGGEPDERPIRGPAELVELGERLRWLHHRLRELEAQKLQFLRHLSHELKTPLASLREGADLLAEKVTGPLTAEQEEICGLLVDNSFRLQGLIEQLLDYNRIQQVQVFRQPVALAPLLEESLEAHRLTLENKGIRVSLAVDETPPLADNHRLRLVLENLISNAVNYGDEGGDIHIEARAGEQEYVLSVANRGQPIPAAERERIFEPFVQGSQERKGVLKGSGIGLSIAREAAISMGGRLTLDSTQPGWVRFELGLPGHGNKEHSDE; encoded by the coding sequence ATGTCAAAAGCGGCCAGAGGCTTTGCCCCCCGCTCGCTGTTGCGGCTGGTGTTGATCGCCTTCACCCTGGTATTGCTGCCCCTGATCCTGCTGGTGATCCAGAACAGCCGTACCCTGGAGCAGGTGAACCGGCTGGCGGAGGAGGGCATGCAAAGTGCGGTGATCGACACCCGCCGGGCCTCAGACATGAACGATCTGGCGCTGGACATGGAGCGGGCCATTCGCCGTTACGCGGTGCTGGAGGCGCCGGATCTGCGGCTGCAATATCTGCGGTTGCTGGAGCGTTATCGCAAGGAGATGGAGCCGCTGTTGCGGGTGGTGGATGCGGGGGAGCTCGACGCCTCGTTGCGGCGCCAGCTGGTGGAGCTGGTGGATCTGGCCCAGGCCAGCGGTGCCCAGATCCGCGAGCGGGCCGATATTTTCGATGCCTTTAACCAGGCCAATGTGGAGCTGGATCGACTGGCCCGGGAGCAGATCGACGTGCGCATTGTGCGTTTGCGCGAGCGAGTGGCCGAGATGCGTCAGCGCATGTGGCTGCTGAGCGGCGGCCTGGGCGGCGCCAGTCTGGTGCTGGCGCTGCTGTTTACCTACCTGATCATTCGCCCGGTACGCCAGCTGGAACAGCGCATTCAGGGGCTGGGGGCCGGGGGCGAGCCCGATGAGCGCCCCATCCGCGGTCCCGCCGAGCTGGTGGAGCTGGGGGAACGGCTGCGCTGGCTGCACCACCGGCTGCGGGAGCTGGAAGCCCAGAAGCTACAGTTTCTGCGCCACCTTTCCCACGAGCTGAAAACCCCCCTGGCCAGCCTGCGGGAAGGGGCCGACCTGCTGGCGGAAAAGGTCACCGGGCCACTCACCGCCGAGCAGGAGGAGATTTGCGGGTTGCTGGTGGACAACAGCTTTCGGCTGCAGGGGTTGATTGAACAACTGCTCGACTACAACCGCATTCAGCAGGTGCAGGTCTTCCGCCAGCCGGTGGCGCTGGCGCCGCTGCTGGAGGAGAGCCTGGAGGCCCATCGCCTGACCCTGGAAAACAAGGGCATTCGGGTCAGCCTGGCGGTGGATGAAACGCCGCCGCTGGCGGACAATCACCGGCTGCGGCTGGTGCTGGAAAACCTGATCTCCAACGCCGTCAACTACGGTGACGAAGGCGGTGACATTCACATTGAGGCCAGGGCCGGTGAGCAGGAATATGTGCTCAGCGTGGCCAACCGCGGCCAGCCGATACCGGCCGCCGAGCGGGAGCGCATTTTCGAGCCCTTTGTGCAGGGCAGCCAGGAGCGCAAGGGCGTGCTCAAGGGCTCGGGCATTGGCCTGAGCATAGCGCGGGAAGCCGCCATCAGCATGGGTGGCCGGCTGACGCTGGATTCAACACAACCGGGCTGGGTCCGCTTTGAGCTGGGCCTGCCGGGGCACGGTAACAAGGAACATAGCGATGAATAA
- the asnA gene encoding aspartate--ammonia ligase — translation MKKAYIERQRQIRFVKEYFSGQLAQQLNLLEVQAPILSRLGDGMQDNLSGSEKAVQVKVKAIPGESYEVVHSLAKWKRHTLGRFGFEPGEGIYTHMKALRPDEDRLSPIHSVYVDQWDWEQVMSAEDRHEGFLVQTVERIYGAIKRTEQAAAAEFGITPFLPEKIQVLHAEALLARYPELDAKGRERAIAKELGAVFLVGIGGKLSHGEIHDMRAPDYDDWSTEGKDGLAGLNGDILVWNPVLEDAFEISSMGIRVDQDALRRQLALTGHEERAEQEWHQALLAGELPQTIGGGIGQSRLAMLLLQLGHIGQVQCGVWPAELSETVDGLL, via the coding sequence ATGAAAAAAGCCTACATAGAACGCCAACGCCAAATCCGATTCGTAAAGGAGTATTTCTCCGGTCAGCTGGCGCAGCAGCTCAATCTGCTGGAAGTTCAGGCCCCCATTCTCAGCCGTCTGGGTGATGGCATGCAGGACAACCTGTCCGGCTCCGAAAAGGCGGTGCAGGTAAAGGTCAAGGCCATTCCCGGTGAGAGTTACGAAGTGGTGCACTCCCTGGCCAAGTGGAAGCGCCACACCCTGGGACGTTTCGGTTTTGAGCCGGGTGAGGGCATCTATACCCACATGAAGGCGCTGCGCCCGGACGAAGACCGTCTCAGCCCCATTCACTCCGTCTACGTGGATCAGTGGGACTGGGAGCAGGTGATGAGCGCCGAAGACCGCCATGAAGGCTTTCTGGTGCAGACCGTGGAACGCATCTATGGCGCCATCAAGCGCACCGAGCAGGCGGCGGCTGCCGAGTTTGGCATCACTCCCTTCCTGCCGGAGAAGATCCAGGTGCTGCATGCCGAAGCGCTACTGGCCCGTTATCCGGAGCTCGACGCCAAGGGCCGCGAGCGCGCCATCGCCAAAGAGCTGGGTGCTGTCTTCCTGGTCGGCATCGGCGGCAAGCTGAGCCACGGTGAAATCCACGACATGCGCGCCCCGGATTACGACGACTGGTCCACCGAGGGCAAGGACGGCCTGGCCGGCCTCAACGGCGACATTCTGGTGTGGAACCCGGTGCTGGAAGACGCCTTTGAGATTTCCTCCATGGGCATTCGGGTGGATCAGGACGCCCTGCGTCGTCAGCTGGCGCTGACCGGCCACGAAGAACGCGCCGAACAGGAATGGCACCAGGCGCTGCTGGCGGGCGAGCTGCCCCAGACCATCGGCGGCGGCATTGGCCAGTCTCGTCTCGCCATGTTGCTGCTGCAACTGGGCCATATCGGCCAGGTGCAGTGCGGGGTGTGGCCGGCGGAGCTGAGTGAGACCGTAGACGGTCTGCTGTAA
- a CDS encoding AMP-binding protein: MLYVNDHYIDQAWFAEAGERLRTLPALANCPRYRYAVCLSNTADWLAWFFLLREAGGSVLPLHGELPLAAARRAAQRAGCHWLIHGEQVERLEGGVTPAEGGELLQMSSGTTGEPKCIARTWASIERELDSYVSAFTEPASMTAVIACPVTHSYGLIAGLLVALKRGQQPVVIDNLNPKYLLRRLRELSAPLLYSSPAMLNTLCRLLPAGERLHGVMTSGTVLPGPWFEALRKSSRHLFQQYGCSEAGCIAINPDVQAAGDIGFVLPHLSLVNAPGQDAPGELVVQGDDGLVHTRDLGWRRDDGMLVFVARLDDTINVAGLNVYPQEVEDVVMAMEAVRDAVVIRKADAFAGERVCLLFSADRIVSAAELREWCQGRLARHQLPLEMQQLQQIPRQHNGKISRREVAARFEDGSLALTEQEVC, encoded by the coding sequence ATGTTGTATGTAAATGATCACTATATTGACCAAGCCTGGTTTGCCGAGGCCGGCGAGCGTCTGCGTACCCTGCCGGCTCTGGCCAACTGCCCCCGTTACCGTTACGCGGTTTGTCTGAGCAACACCGCCGACTGGCTGGCCTGGTTCTTCCTGCTGCGTGAGGCGGGCGGCAGCGTGCTGCCTTTGCACGGCGAGCTGCCACTGGCGGCGGCGCGGCGCGCGGCACAGCGGGCCGGTTGCCACTGGTTGATCCACGGTGAGCAGGTTGAACGACTGGAAGGAGGCGTGACCCCGGCCGAGGGCGGGGAGTTGCTGCAGATGAGTTCGGGCACCACCGGGGAGCCCAAGTGCATCGCCCGTACCTGGGCCAGCATCGAGCGGGAGCTCGACAGCTATGTGTCCGCCTTTACCGAGCCGGCGTCGATGACGGCGGTGATCGCCTGCCCGGTGACCCATTCCTATGGCCTGATCGCGGGCCTGCTGGTGGCGCTGAAGCGGGGTCAGCAGCCGGTGGTGATCGACAACCTCAATCCCAAATATCTGCTGCGGCGGCTGCGGGAGCTGTCGGCGCCGCTGCTCTATTCGTCGCCGGCCATGCTCAATACCCTGTGCCGCCTGCTGCCCGCCGGTGAGCGGCTGCACGGGGTGATGACCTCGGGTACCGTGCTGCCCGGCCCCTGGTTTGAGGCGCTGAGAAAATCCAGCCGGCATCTGTTTCAGCAGTACGGCTGCTCCGAGGCCGGCTGCATTGCCATCAACCCGGACGTGCAGGCTGCCGGTGACATCGGCTTTGTGCTGCCGCACCTGAGCCTGGTGAATGCCCCCGGCCAGGACGCCCCCGGCGAGCTGGTGGTGCAGGGCGACGATGGCCTTGTTCATACTCGGGATCTGGGCTGGCGCCGGGACGACGGCATGCTGGTGTTTGTGGCCCGGCTGGACGACACCATCAACGTCGCCGGCCTCAACGTCTACCCCCAGGAGGTGGAAGACGTGGTCATGGCGATGGAGGCGGTGCGCGACGCCGTGGTGATCCGAAAGGCGGATGCCTTTGCCGGCGAGCGGGTCTGCCTGCTGTTCAGTGCGGATCGTATCGTGTCGGCGGCCGAGCTGCGGGAATGGTGCCAGGGCCGGCTGGCCCGGCATCAGCTGCCCCTTGAAATGCAGCAGCTGCAACAAATTCCCCGTCAGCACAACGGCAAGATCAGTCGCCGGGAGGTGGCGGCCCGCTTCGAGGATGGCAGCCTGGCACTGACCGAACAGGAGGTATGCTAA
- a CDS encoding CBS domain-containing protein: protein MATVSEIMRHSLPLLTQDMSISEALDRMLESGLSGLPVVDSQRRIIGFLSEQDCIPKLINASYHCDNRIVVADVMRHDPLTVTPDTDVFELARTMGGPKPKLYPVVEGKKVVGMVTRHQVMSFLNNQLKTCLATY from the coding sequence ATGGCAACAGTAAGCGAAATCATGCGGCACAGCCTGCCGCTGCTGACCCAGGACATGTCAATTTCGGAAGCACTGGATCGCATGCTGGAGTCCGGCCTGAGCGGACTGCCGGTGGTGGACTCCCAGCGCCGCATTATCGGTTTTCTGTCGGAGCAGGACTGCATTCCCAAGCTCATCAACGCCAGCTATCACTGCGATAACCGCATTGTGGTGGCAGACGTGATGCGCCACGATCCGCTGACGGTGACGCCCGATACCGACGTATTCGAGCTGGCGCGCACCATGGGCGGCCCCAAGCCCAAGCTGTATCCGGTGGTGGAAGGCAAAAAAGTGGTCGGCATGGTCACCCGCCATCAGGTGATGAGCTTTCTCAACAACCAGCTCAAGACCTGCCTGGCCACCTACTGA